The genomic interval TGATTACAAAGACTCTGAAAAGATTATTCAATTAATCTTGGATAAAAAAGTACATGCTTTTATAACTCCATCAATTGTCCACATTGTTGGATATTGGATTACAAAGGCTTACGGAAACTTAAAAGCAAAAGAACTATTATTGACTTTGTTGTCAGATATAACAGTTATTGACTCGAATCATCAAATCACTTTGATAGCCCTACATTCTAAAATTGACGATATTGAGGATGCATTACAATATTACACTGCGATCCAACATAAAATAGATTTATTTATTAGCAGAGATAAGCGACTAAAAAAATCAGCTATTGCTTCTTTACCCGTTTATAATATGATGGAATTTTTAGAATTATATTAAAAATCCTAACAGAACAGTATTTTATTTTCACTTCCTGTGAATGACAGTGGCTGCTGACTGCGCACCGGCCAAAATTGTAATGTCAGCAATGGTAACCCGGCCGGGAGCATTTACTGCATAAAGAATAGCATCTGCAATGTCTTCTGCCTGCAAGGGTTCGAAACCTTCGTATACCTTTTCTGCACGGCTTTCATCTCCTTTGAACCTGACAAGTGAGAATTCCGTTTCAACCGCTCCGGGAGCTACATTAGTAACTTTGATACCATGCTGGGTTAGTTCCAGGCGCATACCCTCGCTTAATACTTCAACTGCTGCTTTGGATGCACAATAAACGGCGCCATTGGCATAAGTTTGTTTGCCCGCAATAGAACTGATATTTACGATATGCCCCTTTCCCTGTTCCAGCATTAATGGAATAATGGCTTTGGAAACATATAATAATCCTTTTACATTCCCGTCAATCATAGCATCCCAGTCGTCCATATCACCTTCATCCAGCGAGCCCATTCCGTGTGCATTGCCCGCATTATTAACCAGAATATCAATACTTTTCCATTCATCAGGAAGTGAGCCGATCATGGCAAGAACAGCACCTTTGTCACGTACATCAAAAAGAAGTGTCGTAACTTTTACTTTTTCAGATAGTGTTTTAGAAACTTCATCCAAACGCTCCTGACGGCGGCCACAAAGAATGAGGTCGATACCAGCACTCGCGAATGCTTCAGCTGTGGCTTTACCAATTCCGGAAGTGGCTCCGGTGATCAATGCAATACGGGACATTTAGTTTTATTAATAGTGAATGATTAATTGTTAAAATCCGTGATACAGCTGAAACAATTTCCCTATAATCGGGTAACTGCATAGCCAAACCACGGATTTTCCGAACCTTACTCCCTTCTTCCTCTCTTCCTTTTTACTGCTCTATTCCTTTCCTCCTTTAATCGTATTCAGGCTGCTAAAATCTCCTGCTTCAAGCTGAGAAGCTTGTCCAAAGAGTTGTATTGCATGCTGATATACATTATCCGTTGGGTTCAAAACCTGGAAAACTTCATTATTAAGACCTGTTTTTTGTTTCCTTCCCCACACATAACGGCCAATAATTGCTTTTGTCTGAGCTGTAATAATTGGCTTTGAAAGATTAAGCTCTTTTGCATTCGGTTTGATACCCGATTTAGAAGCATCTTTTACCATTTCAGCCAGCATCACATCTGTTACCTGAAATGATTTAAGATATTCATTGAATGACTGTTTTTCAAGCTTTTTCACGTTGTCATTGGCATAACGTAAAGCATACTCGCGGATAATATTTTTGGCATACAATTCAAACAAATACTTACTGTTCAGAAGTGTATCGCGGGGAACAAAGGCGTCGGGAGTAATACCGCCACCACCATAAACAATGCGGCCTCCATCTGTTTTATAAATCTTGCTTTTATCAAATTTTATACTGTCTACGTTGAAAAGCTCCCCACTTTCGTAACGGTGTGACAAATCCTGGCTATAATCTTCCCCTTTTCCTAATTCGTAAGGTTTCTGGATGCTACGGCCACTTGGCGTATAATAACGTGAAATGGTTAATCGTAATTCCGAATTATCCGAAAGTTTAATAGGCATTTGCACCAGTCCTTTTCCATACGATCTGCGGCCTACAACCAATGCCCGGTCGTGATCCTGCAACGCGCCTGCTAAAATTTCCGATGCTGATGCACTTCCTTCATCTACTAAAACGATCAAAGGCCCCTTTTCAAAACTTCCTTCAACATGTGACCTTGTTTTTCTGTCAAACCGGCTGTCTTTTCCCTCTGTATAAACTAATAACTTATCCCCGGAAATAAATTCGTCTGCCATGCTTGTAGCACGTTCCATATACCCGCCCGGGTTTCCACGAAGATCCAGAATCAACTTTTTCAGTCCGTCTGCTTTCAGCGTTTTCAATGCCGATTTAAACTCATCGAAGGTTGTTTCCGAAAAACGGCTCACTTTAATGTATCCAATTTCCTGATCGACCATGTAGGCTGCATCTACCGAATAAGTTGGTATACGGTCCCTGATCACAGCAAAATTCATTTTTTCATTCAATCCAACCCTTTCAATACTCAGATCAACTTTTGTTCCTCTTTTACCGCGAAGTAGTTTATAAACCTGTGCATTGGTTACTCCCGGCCCCGACAGTTTTTCTTTATCCACCATCAGTATCCGGTCACCGCTTTGTATCCCGGCAGTTTCCGAAGGCCCTCCGCTTAACGGCGTTACAACATAAACGGTATCATTAAAAATGTTAAATTCAACACCAATGCCATCAAAACCAGATTCCAGCTGAGACCTTGCAGCTGTGGCTTCTTCACTGTTGAAATAAGCCGTATGCGGATCAAGTTTTTCAAGCATTTTCGAAATAGAAAAATCCACGAGCTCGTCCGTATTGACAGAATCCACGTAGTTATTTTCTACATACATCAACACTTCCCTGAATTTCGCAGATCCTTTTGCAACATCAGCAAGTTTATTCCCTCCACTAAAAAACGTACTTCCAATCAACATTCCTGCTGCAAGTGTAATAGCTACGATAATTGGAAGACGCACCACTGCGCGTGAATTCTGAACCGGAGCCTGGGTTTTTTCTTGTTTCATCTATCTATCTTTTTGGAGCCAGGGATAAGCAAATTTTAATAAGATCGGGCAATATGCAATTAACGTATTATTGCTCATTATCGTTGTGCAAGATTTTAAATATACATAAACTAAAATTAAAGTTTAAATACTAACAATGCTTTTTACAAGGATGGAAACGACGGAAAAATTCAAAGATATTGCTAAATCAAATTTAAAGAATATTTGTAGCAATTGTTCATATATTACAATAAATAAAATTTACATAACAGTATAAATAATTATATCAATCTCAATTAACTCACGTTATAACATGCTGAAATTTCTAGTTGTACTTAAGCAAGAGATAACCTGATAAATACGGAGATACGATTTTTGCCCAGTTATCCTTTACAATCGGAAAACGATTCAAAATCAATTGATCTGCTTCATACAAATGCTCTCAAAGATTCCGGATTTCTCATTGTATCTGGATTAATGATTTTGGCAGGATCCTGTCCCATTAATATTTTTTTTACAGGGGCTTCCATTTTCTTCCCGCTGATGGTGTACGGAATGTCATTCACCTGCTCAATCGTATCAGGTACGTGCCTTGGGCTGTATTGTGTCCTGAGTGAATCTTTTATCTGGTTTTTTAATTCTTCCGTCAGCAATTTGTCCTTCGCCAGTACTACAAATAATGAAATAGTTCCGCTGCCATTTTCTTTTTCAAGGTAAACAGCCAGACTGTCTTTTACATCCTGAATCCTTTCCACTGCACTATATATTTCGGCAGTACCAATCCGGATCCCGTCGCGGTTTAAGGTGGCATCGGATCGTCCGGAAATAATGACCGATTGCCTTGGTGTTATTTTAATCCAGTCGCCATGACGCCAGATATCCGGATACATTTCAAAATAACTGCTGTTGTACCTTTCATTGTCTGTATCTCCCCAAAAGTAAACTGGCATAGATGGCATTGGCTGCGTAATTACCATTTCACCTAATTCGTCCAGAACAGGTTTACCATTTTCATCAAATGCTTCTACTTTTGCACCCAGCATCCTGCATTGTATTTCTCCTGCATAAACAGGCAAAATCGGACAGCCGCCAACAAATGCGCTGCAGATATCTGTACCGCCGCTTAGGGAAATGAGCCAGACATCTTTTTTTACATGCCTGTAAATCCATTCAAAAACTTCTGCCGGCAATGGAGAACCGGTAGAACCTATCGTTTCCAGATGATTCAGCCGTTCCGTTGTAATACTTACACCAGCTTTCATAGACGCAATAAAGAAGGCTGCACCGCTTCCAAAATGTGTTATTTTTGCTTTTTCGGCCAAAGACCATAATACCTGCGAAGAAGGAAATACCGGAGCGCCGTCATAAATTACCAGTGTGGCACCGCAAAGCATAGAGCCCAGGGCGTAATTCCACATCATCCAGCCTGTTGTGGAATACCAGAAATAGCGGTCACCGGGTTTTACATTCTGATGCAGTACCAATGCTTTCATGTGTTCGATCAGGCATCCGCCAACACTGTGTGTAATTGCTTTTGGTTTAGCAGTTGTTCCTGAAGAATATAAAATCCAGATCGGATGATCAAAAGGAACAAATTCAAAGTCCAGGCCATGATTTGGCAAATGCAGTATATCCTCCCAGGATGTGAATTTGTCAGGTTTAAACTCTGAATTAATATTATCTATCAATACCACATCCTTTAATGATGGAAGTGCGGAAGATAGATCCTGGATAAAAGTCGTACTGTCATGTGTTTTTCCATTGTAAACATAGCCATCAGTTACAAAAAGCACTTTTGGCTCTATTTGCAAAAAACGGTCGGTAACGGCTGACTTACCAAAATCCGGCGAACAGGAAGACCAGACAGCTCCCACAGCATTGGTCGCCAGAAAAGCCACCACAGCCTGAGGTATATTAGGCAATACAGCTGCCACGCGGTCTCCCGGCTTTACGTCCCGCTGCCTTAGCCAAGCAGCCACAGCGGAAACCTGTATTTCCAGCGTTTCCCACGAAATTTCGGTCAGGCCGCTTTGTTCCGACTGAAAAATGATGGCAGGCCGGTCTTTTGTTTTATTCCTGAAAATATGTTCGGTGTAATTCAGCTTAGACCGTGTGAACCATTTGGTACCAATAATCCCGGTTTTTGGCTTTTGAATAACTTCCAGATAAAGGTCGTGTGATTTTATATGAAAATAATTCCAGAGACTTTCCCAAAAATCTTCCAGATCCGTCACCGACCATTCCCACAAGTCTTTATATGATCTAAAATAAAGCCCCTTTTTGACAAAGAGCCAATCCATGTACTTTTTAAGATTGGACTGCTCCATTAAATTTCGTCCAGGTTTCCAAAGTGGCAACTTTTGTATTTCCGTTGACATATTATTTCAAATAGTTGAAGGTTCTTTCTCAGATTAAAGCTGTAAAACCGGCTTTAGTTAACAGAATTTATAAACGATCCAATAATGCTTTTGACATAAAAGTGACCAGAAATATTTACTGAAAGAAAATTACGTATCTTTGCACTTTAAAACATATATACTTAGTACTCTGATCATCAGATACGTTCGTCAATGCGTTTTAGTGGCAGCCACAGCGTGGTACTTTAATGGCAACGGTCATTACAACACTAATCAATTACGCTCTAAATTTGTAAAGAGGAAATAAAAATCCAGTAGTGATACTGCATTCCTAATGAGAAAAAGAATTAACAACTCCAAGGATTCGAGCTCTTCGCGTCCATCTGGCGACGGACAGAAGTCATTTCGCCGCCCATCAGCTAAAACACGCCCGGAGGCAGAAAGTCGTTTTAGCAAACCAAGTATCAAAAAATCCAGTTTGAGAACAGCCAGTGCTGGTTCCGGGTCATCAGATAAACAAGGTTCTTACAAACCGCGTGCATTTGATAAAGATAGCAAATCAGCTCGCGCATACGTCCCTGGTGACAGACCTGCAAGAGAAGGATTTGAAAAATCCGGTTCTGACAGGCCCCGTTTTGACAAACCACGTTTTGATAAGCCAGGTATCGGAAAACCAAGATTTTCAGACCGCGACAGAGATTCCCGTGAATTTAAACCAAGAGAAAGCAATTCAGACAGACCCGGTCAGGATAGACCCGGTCAGGATAGACCCGGTCAGGACAGACCCCGGTTTGACAAACCTGATTTCAATAAGCCACGTTCATCTGATCGTGACGGAGATTCCCGTGGATTTAAACCAAGAGAATCAAATAGTTCAGGTTACGAAAGATCCTCTGACAGAAGCGGAGAAGGCCGCAGCTTTAAACCAAGAGGCGAATCAAGAGACAGAGTTATAAGAGACGAAAAACCGCGTTTTGAAAGACAGAGCAGTGATAAGCCCGCTTATGGTAATTCACGCCCTTCGGAACCACGGGAAGAACGTGAGTTCAAACCTAGAAATACAGGTTTTGATAAGCCGGGTTTCGATAAACCACGTTCATTCGGGCGTGACGGAGATTCCCGTGATTCTAAGCCAAAAAGCGATCGCCCATACGGCGAACGCGGCCGGAGCGAGAAGCCTGCTTTTAAAAAAAAGATGAATCGGATTGGTTAGAAGAGGATAACGCACAAGATAAGCCAACCGTTGACGAAGGTGCCAACCGTCGTGTAGGTAGATTTGAAACTGCACCGCATTATAAATTAGGCGCTTACGAGAAAAAGGCGGGTATTAAAAAGCGTAAACCGGAAAATCAGGAAATGAGGCTGAACCGGTATATTGCTAATGCCGGTATATGTTCGCGCCGTGAAGCTGATGACCTGATTGCTGCCGGACAAATTTCGGTTAATGGCAAAGTTATCACAGAAATGGGGCATAAAGTGTTGCCTGTTGATGTAGTAAAGTATGGTAAAAAAGCATTAAATCCCGAAAAACTGGTTTATGTGCTGATCAACAAACCAAAAGATTACATTACCACAACGGACGATCCGGAAGAGCGCAAAACTGTTTTGGATCTGATTAAAGGTGCATGTTTCGAGCGCATTTATCCTGTTGGCCGTCTGGACAGAAATACGACGGGTTTACTACTCATGACTAATGATGGTGAACTTGCCGAAAAACTGACTCATCCGTCTGGAGGTATTAAAAAAATATATCAGGCAGAACTGGACAGGGCAATTACGAATGACGATTTTGAAAAACTTCAGCATGGACTTGAACTGGAAGACGGTTTTATTCATCCCGATGAAGTAGGAATTGTTACGCCGGATGCAATGGTTGTAGGCTTGGAAATACATAGCGGACGCAACCGTATCGTACGCCGTATGTTTGAACATCTGGGTTATGAAGTTCAAAAACTGGATCGCACGGTATTTGCTGGATTGGATAAAAAAGACCTGCCACGTGGAAAATGGAGATTCCTGAGTGAAAAAGAAGTAGTCAGGCTGAAATATATGCTCTGATTTTAAACACAATATAAGTAAATGGCCCGTCCGGAAATTCCGGACGGGCCATTTACTTTATAACTTACTTCCGGTTTTACAACCTGAATCCGAATGAGAAAACATCATAGGGGGCATCCGCATATAATCCTTCAAACTGCACCATTGAATCCTCTTTGCCAGCAATAGCAGTTTCAAATTCTTTCACAGATTTTATTGCTTTGCCATTCACCTTGGTAATAATGAAGCCCTCTTCAACACCGGAGCGGGCAAGTTTACCACCATCAACAGACAGCACTTTCACCCCGCCATCTACTTTGTAACGAACCAGACGTTGTTTTTCCTGATCAGAAAGATTACCAAACTGAGCACCCAATGCGCTTTTTACAATGGCTGTTTCATCACGTTTGATTGGATCTGCCCCGCCAGTACGGTTTCGTAATGTAATGCTCAGATCTTTCTCACTTCCATCACGATTAACTGTAACGTTCACCTTATCGCCAGGTTTGTGCAGGCCGATAGCTTGTTGTAATTCAGGAATTGAATGAATATTCATACCATCCACCTTTACAATTACATCGCCTTTATTTACACCACCGGATTTAGCGGCACTGTTTTCAGTAAATTCTCTGACATAAACACCATCATTTACTTTTACTCCGTATTCTTCGGCTTTACGGCTATCCAGGTCTTCCAGAGAAATACCCAGGTATCCGCGTTGAACATTTCCAAATTTGATCAGGTCGCTTGATACTTTTTTAACGATACTGGACGGAACAGCAAACGCATATCCTGCAAAACTACCGGTAGGACTTGCAATGGCAGTGTTAATACCAATCAATTCACCCTTAAGGTTCACGAGTGCACCACCACTATTACCAGGATTTACTACTGCGTCTGTCTGAATAAAAGATTCCAAAGGTGAATCGCCGGCAGTTGCAGCAGTAGGTGTTACACCATTACGACGGCTGGATTGTCCGATAATACCCAGTCCACGTCCTTTTGCACTGATAATACCGGCGGTAACAGTAGATTCAAGGTTAAAAGGATTACCAACTGCAACAACCCATTCCCCAACTTTAACAGCATCAGAACTTCCAAAAGCAATGGCAGGAAGATCTTTCGATTCAATCTTGATTACCGCTATATCTGTAGACGGATCAGTACCAATCACCTTTGCCTTTAATTTTCTTTTATTATGCAAAGTTACTTCAAGCTCCTGAGCACCTTCTACTACATGGTTATTGGTCACGATATAACCGTCAGCCGAAATAATAACTCCCGAACCGGATGCTTCTGCAGGCTGTGATCTTCCTCCAAAATCTTCACCCATGCCGCCTCCGCCAAAAAAGTCGCGTAACATGTCTTGCATATCATTTTGTCTGCCACTGCCACGTGTTTGTGTCAT from Dyadobacter sp. NIV53 carries:
- a CDS encoding PIN domain-containing protein, producing MASKVFIDANILLDFLLKRNDYKDSEKIIQLILDKKVHAFITPSIVHIVGYWITKAYGNLKAKELLLTLLSDITVIDSNHQITLIALHSKIDDIEDALQYYTAIQHKIDLFISRDKRLKKSAIASLPVYNMMEFLELY
- a CDS encoding S41 family peptidase, whose protein sequence is MKQEKTQAPVQNSRAVVRLPIIVAITLAAGMLIGSTFFSGGNKLADVAKGSAKFREVLMYVENNYVDSVNTDELVDFSISKMLEKLDPHTAYFNSEEATAARSQLESGFDGIGVEFNIFNDTVYVVTPLSGGPSETAGIQSGDRILMVDKEKLSGPGVTNAQVYKLLRGKRGTKVDLSIERVGLNEKMNFAVIRDRIPTYSVDAAYMVDQEIGYIKVSRFSETTFDEFKSALKTLKADGLKKLILDLRGNPGGYMERATSMADEFISGDKLLVYTEGKDSRFDRKTRSHVEGSFEKGPLIVLVDEGSASASEILAGALQDHDRALVVGRRSYGKGLVQMPIKLSDNSELRLTISRYYTPSGRSIQKPYELGKGEDYSQDLSHRYESGELFNVDSIKFDKSKIYKTDGGRIVYGGGGITPDAFVPRDTLLNSKYLFELYAKNIIREYALRYANDNVKKLEKQSFNEYLKSFQVTDVMLAEMVKDASKSGIKPNAKELNLSKPIITAQTKAIIGRYVWGRKQKTGLNNEVFQVLNPTDNVYQHAIQLFGQASQLEAGDFSSLNTIKGGKE
- a CDS encoding pseudouridine synthase codes for the protein MRLNRYIANAGICSRREADDLIAAGQISVNGKVITEMGHKVLPVDVVKYGKKALNPEKLVYVLINKPKDYITTTDDPEERKTVLDLIKGACFERIYPVGRLDRNTTGLLLMTNDGELAEKLTHPSGGIKKIYQAELDRAITNDDFEKLQHGLELEDGFIHPDEVGIVTPDAMVVGLEIHSGRNRIVRRMFEHLGYEVQKLDRTVFAGLDKKDLPRGKWRFLSEKEVVRLKYML
- a CDS encoding acetoacetate--CoA ligase; this translates as MSTEIQKLPLWKPGRNLMEQSNLKKYMDWLFVKKGLYFRSYKDLWEWSVTDLEDFWESLWNYFHIKSHDLYLEVIQKPKTGIIGTKWFTRSKLNYTEHIFRNKTKDRPAIIFQSEQSGLTEISWETLEIQVSAVAAWLRQRDVKPGDRVAAVLPNIPQAVVAFLATNAVGAVWSSCSPDFGKSAVTDRFLQIEPKVLFVTDGYVYNGKTHDSTTFIQDLSSALPSLKDVVLIDNINSEFKPDKFTSWEDILHLPNHGLDFEFVPFDHPIWILYSSGTTAKPKAITHSVGGCLIEHMKALVLHQNVKPGDRYFWYSTTGWMMWNYALGSMLCGATLVIYDGAPVFPSSQVLWSLAEKAKITHFGSGAAFFIASMKAGVSITTERLNHLETIGSTGSPLPAEVFEWIYRHVKKDVWLISLSGGTDICSAFVGGCPILPVYAGEIQCRMLGAKVEAFDENGKPVLDELGEMVITQPMPSMPVYFWGDTDNERYNSSYFEMYPDIWRHGDWIKITPRQSVIISGRSDATLNRDGIRIGTAEIYSAVERIQDVKDSLAVYLEKENGSGTISLFVVLAKDKLLTEELKNQIKDSLRTQYSPRHVPDTIEQVNDIPYTISGKKMEAPVKKILMGQDPAKIINPDTMRNPESLRAFV
- a CDS encoding Do family serine endopeptidase, with translation MKTNWKGLVLVGLISSASTLAGFKLLSTDNGTDVIFKEAPSQSIARFTSAGAPAGAPGDFVYAAEATTPTVVHIKSTMTQTRGSGRQNDMQDMLRDFFGGGGMGEDFGGRSQPAEASGSGVIISADGYIVTNNHVVEGAQELEVTLHNKRKLKAKVIGTDPSTDIAVIKIESKDLPAIAFGSSDAVKVGEWVVAVGNPFNLESTVTAGIISAKGRGLGIIGQSSRRNGVTPTAATAGDSPLESFIQTDAVVNPGNSGGALVNLKGELIGINTAIASPTGSFAGYAFAVPSSIVKKVSSDLIKFGNVQRGYLGISLEDLDSRKAEEYGVKVNDGVYVREFTENSAAKSGGVNKGDVIVKVDGMNIHSIPELQQAIGLHKPGDKVNVTVNRDGSEKDLSITLRNRTGGADPIKRDETAIVKSALGAQFGNLSDQEKQRLVRYKVDGGVKVLSVDGGKLARSGVEEGFIITKVNGKAIKSVKEFETAIAGKEDSMVQFEGLYADAPYDVFSFGFRL
- a CDS encoding SDR family NAD(P)-dependent oxidoreductase; the protein is MSRIALITGATSGIGKATAEAFASAGIDLILCGRRQERLDEVSKTLSEKVKVTTLLFDVRDKGAVLAMIGSLPDEWKSIDILVNNAGNAHGMGSLDEGDMDDWDAMIDGNVKGLLYVSKAIIPLMLEQGKGHIVNISSIAGKQTYANGAVYCASKAAVEVLSEGMRLELTQHGIKVTNVAPGAVETEFSLVRFKGDESRAEKVYEGFEPLQAEDIADAILYAVNAPGRVTIADITILAGAQSAATVIHRK